The following are from one region of the Arthrobacter sp. TMP15 genome:
- a CDS encoding class I SAM-dependent methyltransferase, with amino-acid sequence MNQTRSAPTASTHGAVLHDAVRPAWSAEVVSWLLGSPLSGRRLAVLDLGAGTGLGTRTIATLGHAVIAVDTSTNMLAVLQTACQELPSEVANRIRALTGSAEYIPLGEQSVDAIICLQAWHWVEPERATAECDRVLKQNGMMGMAWHTWDRTNEWVQALAAIVEPNGTPTDQTLSVPEELAGRGTFERKEYPLNYELTVDQLVQLASSWSYVAKRPDRNVVLTKIRSLGEQAASPSTGLVRFPHITAAFRLKQTGQPVVG; translated from the coding sequence ATGAATCAGACCCGTAGCGCACCAACAGCTTCCACTCACGGCGCTGTTCTGCATGATGCTGTTCGCCCGGCCTGGTCAGCGGAGGTGGTCTCGTGGCTATTGGGATCACCCTTGAGCGGTCGGCGACTGGCAGTACTGGATCTCGGAGCCGGCACAGGACTAGGAACACGGACCATCGCAACACTCGGACACGCCGTCATCGCCGTTGATACCTCCACCAACATGCTCGCCGTACTCCAAACCGCTTGCCAGGAACTGCCCTCCGAAGTCGCTAATCGCATCAGGGCCCTTACCGGATCAGCAGAATACATCCCCTTGGGCGAACAGAGTGTCGACGCCATTATTTGCCTCCAAGCCTGGCACTGGGTCGAACCCGAACGGGCCACAGCCGAATGTGACCGTGTACTCAAGCAAAACGGCATGATGGGCATGGCCTGGCACACCTGGGACCGCACTAACGAGTGGGTCCAGGCACTCGCTGCAATCGTCGAACCGAACGGAACCCCTACCGACCAAACACTCAGCGTGCCCGAGGAGTTGGCCGGGCGAGGCACCTTTGAACGCAAGGAATACCCCCTCAACTACGAGCTGACAGTCGATCAACTCGTTCAGCTCGCCAGCTCCTGGTCTTACGTAGCGAAGAGACCGGACCGAAACGTCGTCTTGACCAAAATCCGCAGCCTGGGCGAACAAGCAGCGTCGCCTAGCACAGGCCTTGTCAGATTCCCGCACATAACGGCCGCCTTTAGACTCAAACAGACCGGACAGCCAGTCGTAGGTTAG
- a CDS encoding PDDEXK nuclease domain-containing protein: MTSGDLSPLPDDYAQVLASLKDRVREARITAQRRVNTELISLYWGIGQQILAHQDNQGWGAGVIRRLAEDLRTEFPLMKGFSQRNLQYMRTMASAWGPESNVPQLVAQLPWGHIRTILDKAETPQARDWYAAATVEFGWSRNVLLNMMMNRSMERTGTAPSNFTQHLAAADSELAQQVAKDPYAFEFLGLSGEVAERDLEQALMDRIVETLRELGPGFAFVGRQVHMEVDGDDFYIDLLFFHVEQLRYFVIELKTGKFQPEFAGKLNFYVALVDDKLRRQAHAPTVGILICGSKNDHTVRYALGRSTSPMAVAAYTYDQLTTEDRAILPPEEQLTAALDTLPE, encoded by the coding sequence ATGACATCCGGCGACCTTTCCCCTCTTCCCGACGACTATGCCCAGGTGCTGGCTTCGTTGAAGGATCGGGTCCGTGAAGCAAGGATTACTGCCCAGCGCAGAGTCAATACGGAACTCATTAGCCTGTACTGGGGCATTGGGCAGCAAATACTTGCGCATCAAGACAACCAAGGATGGGGTGCCGGCGTCATCCGCCGTTTGGCTGAGGACCTACGCACCGAGTTTCCGCTGATGAAGGGTTTTTCCCAACGCAACCTGCAGTACATGCGGACCATGGCCAGCGCTTGGGGACCTGAGTCAAATGTGCCACAGCTTGTGGCGCAATTGCCGTGGGGACACATCCGCACCATTCTTGACAAGGCAGAAACCCCTCAAGCGCGTGATTGGTATGCCGCCGCCACCGTGGAATTCGGATGGTCCCGCAATGTCCTGCTGAACATGATGATGAACCGGTCCATGGAACGCACGGGGACCGCGCCGTCTAACTTCACGCAGCATTTGGCTGCCGCGGACTCGGAACTGGCACAACAAGTGGCCAAGGACCCTTATGCCTTTGAGTTTCTGGGGCTATCGGGCGAGGTGGCAGAAAGAGACCTGGAACAGGCGCTCATGGACCGTATCGTGGAGACACTGCGGGAATTGGGCCCAGGCTTCGCCTTTGTTGGCCGCCAAGTTCATATGGAAGTGGACGGAGACGACTTTTACATTGATCTCTTGTTCTTCCATGTCGAGCAGCTGCGTTACTTCGTCATCGAACTAAAAACGGGGAAGTTCCAACCCGAATTCGCTGGGAAGCTGAATTTTTATGTCGCGTTGGTCGATGACAAACTACGACGCCAAGCTCACGCGCCGACAGTCGGAATTCTCATCTGCGGTAGCAAGAACGATCACACCGTTCGATACGCCCTTGGACGTTCCACCTCGCCCATGGCTGTGGCCGCTTACACCTATGATCAGCTCACCACCGAGGATCGTGCGATACTCCCACCAGAGGAACAGCTCACCGCGGCCCTCGATACCCTCCCGGAGTGA
- a CDS encoding ATP-binding cassette domain-containing protein translates to MITAHGLTKAIGQRTLWEGLELTVNNGEMMAIRGPSGSGKSTLLNCLGLLEPLTAGKILVDGADATAFRAGQRRIFRRDTLGYLFQNYALIDNASIQANLAVAGGQLRGLNRAQQQAIYQQALEHVGLDGRAKDRVYELSGGEQQRVALARLLVKKPGLILADEPTGALDEGNTEMVITTLRHMADKGAAILIATHSDHVEERCDTQLTLDALASMV, encoded by the coding sequence ATGATCACAGCACACGGCCTGACCAAAGCCATTGGTCAACGCACCCTCTGGGAGGGATTGGAACTGACCGTCAATAACGGGGAAATGATGGCCATCCGTGGCCCCAGTGGCTCTGGCAAGTCCACGCTTTTGAACTGCCTAGGCCTGTTGGAACCCCTCACAGCAGGGAAGATCCTCGTCGACGGCGCCGACGCCACTGCATTCAGAGCCGGGCAGCGCCGGATCTTCCGACGAGACACCCTCGGATACCTCTTTCAGAACTATGCCCTCATTGACAATGCCAGCATTCAAGCCAACCTCGCTGTGGCAGGCGGACAACTGCGCGGCCTCAACCGAGCACAACAACAGGCCATATACCAGCAGGCACTTGAGCATGTGGGACTCGACGGCCGGGCAAAAGACCGAGTCTACGAGCTCAGCGGCGGCGAGCAACAGCGAGTCGCTCTCGCCCGGCTCCTAGTCAAGAAACCGGGTCTAATCTTGGCTGATGAGCCCACCGGTGCCCTCGATGAGGGCAACACAGAAATGGTCATCACCACCCTGCGCCATATGGCCGACAAGGGAGCCGCAATCCTCATAGCCACCCACAGCGACCACGTCGAAGAACGATGCGACACCCAACTGACCCTCGACGCGCTTGCCTCGATGGTCTAA